A stretch of the Vitis riparia cultivar Riparia Gloire de Montpellier isolate 1030 chromosome 13, EGFV_Vit.rip_1.0, whole genome shotgun sequence genome encodes the following:
- the LOC117928459 gene encoding cucumisin-like, with protein sequence MACPPSWLLLISLACTLLISCSGAANKDRKEYIVYMGDLPKGQVSASSLQANILQEVTGSSGSEYLLHSYKRSFNGFVARLTEEESKELSSMDGVVSVFPNGKKKLLTTRSWDFIGFPLEANKTTTESDIIVGMLDTGIWPESASFSDEGFGPPPSKWKGTCQTSSNFTCNNKIIGAKYYRSDGFIPSVDFASPRDTEGHGTHTASTAAGNVVSGASLLGLGAGTARGGTPSARIAAYKICWADGCYDADILAAFDDAIADGVDIISLSVGGSFPLDYFEDPIAIGAFHSMKNGILTSNAGGNSGPDPASITNFSPWSLSVAASVIDRKFLTALHLGNNLTYEGELSLNTFEMNDMVPLIYGGDAPNTSAGSDAYYSRYCLEGSLNESLVTGKIVLCDGLGDGVGAMSAGAAGTVMPNHGYTDLSFAFPLPTSCLDSNYTSDVHEYINSTSTPTANIQKTTEAKNELAPFVVWFSSRGPNPITRDILSPDIAAPGVNILAAWTEASSLTGVPGDTRVVPYNIISGTSMACPHASGAAAYVKSFHPTWSPAAIKSALMTTASRLSVETNTDLEFAYGAGQLNPLLAANPGLVYDAGEADYIKFLCGQGYNTTKLHLVTGENITCSAATNGTVWDLNYPSFAVSTDNGAGVTRTFTRTVTNIGSPVSTYKANVAGPPELSIQVEPSVLSFKSLGETQTFTVTVGVAALSSPVISGSLVWDDGVYRVRSPIVAYVYDLKH encoded by the exons ATGGCATGTCCCCCTTCGTGGCTTCTCTTGATTAGTCTTGCTTGCACTCTGCTTATTAGCTGCAGTGGAGCAGCCAACAAAGATCGAAAG GAGTACATTGTGTACATGGGTGACCTTCCCAAAGGTCAAGTGTCTGCGTCATCCCTTCAAGCTAACATACTACAAGAAGTCACTGGCAG CAGTGGATCTGAATATCTTCTCCATAGCTACAAGAGGAGCTTCAACGGGTTTGTCGCAAGGTTGACGGAGGAGGAGTCGAAGGAACTGTCCA GCATGGACGGGGTTGTGTCAGTGTTCccaaatggaaagaagaaaCTCCTCACAACTAGGTCATGGGACTTCATCGGCTTCCCCCTGGAAGCTAATAAAACAACTACTGAAAGTGACATTATTGTTGGAATGCTCGACACTGGGATCTGGCCTGAGTCTGCCAGTTTCAGTGATGAAGGGTTTGGTCCACCACCAAGCAAATGGAAGGGCACTTGTCAAACCTCATCCAATTTCACTTGCAACAA TAAAATCATTGGAGCTAAATACTATAGGAGTGATGGATTTATACCCTCAGTAGATTTTGCATCACCAAGAGACACAGAAGGGCATGGGACACATACTGCATCCACAGCAGCTGGAAATGTAGTTAGTGGGGCAAGCTTACTGGGCCTTGGCGCAGGAACAGCTCGAGGAGGGACTCCTTCAGCCCGCATTGCAGCGTATAAGATATGTTGGGCGGATGGTTGTTATGATGCAGATATCCTTGCAGCATTTGATGATGCAATTGCCGATGGGGTTGATATTATCTCTCTTTCAGTTGGGGGATCCTTTCCTCTGGATTACTTTGAAGATCCAATTGCGATTGGAGCTTTCCATTCTATGAAGAATGGGATACTCACATCTAATGCTGGTGGTAATTCGGGTCCAGATCCCGCATCTATTACAAATTTCTCGCCTTGGTCTCTCTCAGTTGCTGCTAGCGTCATTGACAGAAAGTTTCTGACCGCGTTGCACTTGGGAAACAACCTGACTTATGAG GGAGAACTCTCTCTAAATACTTTCGAGATGAATGATATGGTCCCTCTCATTTATGGCGGAGATGCGCCAAACACGTCGGCAGGATCTGATGCATATTATTCCAG GTACTGCTTGGAAGGCTCCTTGAACGAGTCTCTGGTTACGGGTAAAATTGTACTCTGTGACGGGTTGGGTGATGGAGTGGGAGCGATGAGTGCTGGAGCAGCAGGTACTGTAATGCCAAATCATGGCTACACAGATTTGTCCTTCGCTTTCCCCTTACCTACATCCTGCTTGGACTCCAACTATACTAGCGACGTTCATGAGTACATAAACTCAACTAG CACACCAACTGCGAATATACAGAAGACCACCGAGGCTAAAAATGAATTGGCACCGTTTGTAGTTTGGTTTTCGTCGAGAGGCCCAAACCCTATTACCCGTGACATTCTCAGT CCTGACATCGCCGCGCCAGGAGTTAACATTCTAGCAGCATGGACAGAAGCTTCAAGTTTGACAGGAGTTCCAGGGGATACAAGAGTAGTTCCATACAATATCATTTCAGGGACGTCCATGGCTTGTCCACATGCTTCCGGGGCTGCTGCCTACGTTAAATCATTTCACCCAACATGGTCTCCTGCTGCCATCAAGTCTGCCTTAATGACAACTG CTTCTCGCTTGAGTGTTGAAACCAACACCGACCTAGAGTTTGCATATGGGGCAGGTCAGTTGAATCCCCTACTGGCTGCAAATCCTGGTTTGGTATATGATGCTGGGGAGGCAGATTACATCAAGTTTTTGTGTGGGCAAGGCTATAACACTACAAAGTTGCACCTTGTCACGGGAGAAAACATCACTTGTTCTGCTGCCACAAATGGAACTGTTTGGGATTTAAACTACCCTTCTTTTGCCGTATCTACCGATAATGGGGCAGGAGTTACTCGTACCTTCACTAGAACCGTCACAAACATCGGATCACCAGTCTCAACTTACAAGGCAAATGTAGCTGGCCCTCCAGAACTTAGTATCCAAGTTGAACCAAGTGTACTTTCATTCAAATCCCTTGGAGAGACGCAAACCTTCACTGTCACCGTTGGTGTGGCAGCACTAAGTAGCCCTGTAATATCAGGTTCTTTGGTATGGGATGATGGGGTTTACAGAGTGAGGAGCCCCATAGTCGCTTATGTTTATGACTTAAAGCATTAA